A genomic region of Candidatus Pseudomonas phytovorans contains the following coding sequences:
- the gltA gene encoding citrate synthase produces the protein MADKKAQLVIEGAAPVELPILTGTVGPDVIDVRGLGATGHFTFDPGFMATASCESKITYIDGDKGILLHRGYPIEQLAEQSDYLETCYLLLNGELPNAEQKAQFVSTVKNHTMVHEQLKSFFNGFRRDAHPMAVMCGVVGALSAFYHDSLDINNPQHREISAVRLVAKMPTLAAMVYKYSMGQPMMYPRNDLSYAENFLHMMFNTPCEIKPISPVLAKAMDRIFILHADHEQNASTSTVRLAGSSGANPFACIAAGIAALWGPAHGGANEAVLTMLDEIGDVSNIDTFIAKAKDKNDPFKLMGFGHRVYKNRDPRATVMKQTCDEVLRELGIKNDPQLELAMRLEEIALTDPYFIERSLYPNVDFYSGIILKAIGIPTSMFTVIFALARTVGWISHWKEMLSSPYKIGRPRQLYTGEPKRDIAALKDRK, from the coding sequence ATGGCTGACAAAAAAGCGCAGTTGGTCATCGAGGGCGCTGCCCCCGTCGAGCTGCCCATTTTAACCGGCACCGTTGGTCCTGATGTAATCGACGTCCGCGGGTTGGGGGCCACTGGTCACTTCACCTTCGACCCTGGTTTCATGGCGACCGCCTCGTGCGAGTCGAAGATCACCTACATTGATGGTGACAAAGGGATCCTGCTGCACCGCGGCTACCCGATCGAGCAACTCGCCGAACAATCGGACTACCTCGAAACCTGCTACCTGCTGCTCAACGGCGAATTGCCGAATGCCGAGCAGAAGGCCCAGTTCGTCAGCACCGTCAAGAACCACACCATGGTTCACGAGCAGCTGAAGTCCTTCTTCAACGGTTTCCGCCGCGACGCTCACCCGATGGCGGTGATGTGCGGCGTGGTCGGCGCCCTGTCGGCGTTCTATCACGACTCCCTGGACATCAATAACCCGCAACACCGCGAAATTTCTGCGGTGCGCCTGGTCGCCAAGATGCCGACCCTGGCCGCGATGGTTTACAAGTACTCCATGGGCCAGCCGATGATGTACCCGCGCAACGACCTGTCGTACGCGGAAAACTTCCTGCACATGATGTTCAACACTCCGTGCGAGATCAAACCGATCAGCCCGGTGCTGGCCAAGGCAATGGACCGGATCTTCATCCTCCACGCCGACCACGAGCAGAACGCTTCCACTTCCACCGTGCGTCTGGCCGGCTCGTCGGGTGCCAACCCGTTCGCCTGTATTGCCGCCGGTATCGCCGCACTGTGGGGCCCGGCCCACGGCGGTGCGAACGAAGCCGTACTGACCATGCTCGATGAAATCGGCGATGTCTCGAACATCGACACATTCATCGCCAAGGCCAAAGACAAGAACGACCCGTTCAAGTTGATGGGCTTCGGTCACCGCGTGTACAAGAACCGCGACCCGCGCGCCACCGTGATGAAGCAGACCTGCGACGAAGTCCTGCGCGAGCTGGGCATCAAGAACGACCCGCAGCTGGAACTGGCCATGCGCCTCGAAGAGATCGCCCTGACCGATCCGTACTTCATCGAGCGCTCGCTGTACCCGAACGTCGACTTCTACTCGGGGATCATCCTCAAGGCGATCGGCATTCCGACCAGCATGTTCACCGTGATCTTCGCCCTGGCACGTACCGTGGGCTGGATCTCGCACTGGAAAGAAATGCTCTCCAGCCCGTACAAGATTGGCCGCCCGCGCCAGCTGTACACCGGCGAGCCAAAACGCGACATCGCTGCACTGAAGGACCGCAAGTAA
- the sdhC gene encoding succinate dehydrogenase, cytochrome b556 subunit: protein MKKAVKSQRPVNLDLRTIKLPITGVTSFLHRVSGIILFLGLAFMLYALGKSLGSEEGFGEVKACLTSPLAKFVAWGLLSALLYHLVAGVRHLIMDMGIGETLEGGRLGSKIIIAVSVVVIVLAGVWIW, encoded by the coding sequence GTGAAAAAAGCCGTGAAAAGCCAACGACCTGTAAACCTAGACCTAAGGACCATCAAACTCCCCATTACCGGCGTAACGTCATTCCTCCACCGTGTATCCGGCATCATCCTCTTCCTGGGCCTGGCCTTCATGCTTTACGCATTGGGTAAATCCCTGGGTTCCGAGGAAGGTTTCGGTGAGGTGAAGGCGTGCTTGACCAGCCCGCTGGCCAAGTTCGTGGCGTGGGGTCTCCTGTCTGCCTTGCTGTATCACCTGGTTGCCGGCGTGCGCCATCTGATTATGGACATGGGCATCGGTGAGACGCTGGAAGGCGGAAGACTGGGCTCGAAAATCATCATCGCTGTTTCCGTAGTGGTGATCGTGCTTGCAGGAGTTTGGATATGGTAA
- the sdhD gene encoding succinate dehydrogenase, hydrophobic membrane anchor protein codes for MVTNVTNLSRSGLYDWMAQRVSAVVLAAYFIFLIGYLAAHPGIDYAQWHGLFSNNAMRIFSLLALVALGAHAWVGMWTIATDYLTPMALGKSATAVRFLFQAVCGVAMFAYFVWGVQILWGI; via the coding sequence ATGGTAACTAACGTCACGAACCTTTCGCGTTCGGGCCTCTATGACTGGATGGCGCAGCGCGTATCTGCGGTCGTTCTCGCGGCTTACTTCATTTTCCTGATCGGTTACCTCGCCGCGCACCCGGGCATCGATTATGCCCAGTGGCACGGTCTGTTCTCCAATAACGCGATGCGTATCTTCAGTTTGCTGGCGCTGGTCGCCCTGGGCGCTCACGCCTGGGTCGGCATGTGGACCATTGCAACCGACTACCTGACGCCAATGGCGCTGGGCAAGTCGGCAACTGCGGTACGTTTCCTGTTCCAGGCGGTATGCGGCGTTGCGATGTTCGCTTACTTCGTCTGGGGTGTGCAGATTCTCTGGGGTATCTGA
- the sdhA gene encoding succinate dehydrogenase flavoprotein subunit yields MASIPTISFDAIIIGGGGAGMRAALQLAQGGHKTAVVTKVFPTRSHTVSAQGGITCAIASADPNDDWRWHMYDTVKGSDYIGDQDAIEYMCQEGPAAVFELDHMGLPFSRTETGRIYQRPFGGQSKDFGKGGQAARTCAASDRTGHALLHTLYQGNLKAGTTFLNEYYAVDLVKNQDGAFVGVIAICIETGETMYIKAKATVLATGGAGRIYSSTTNALINTGDGIGMALRAGVPVQDIEMWQFHPTGIAGAGVLVTEGCRGEGGYLINAHGERFMERYAPNAKDLAGRDVVARSMVKEIIAGNGVGPNKDHVLLKLDHLGEEVLHSRLPGICELSKTFAHVDPVVAPVPVVPTCHYMMGGVATNIHGQAITMDEEGKDHIIPGLFAVGEVACVSVHGANRLGGNSLLDLVVFGRAAGLHLEKALSDGIEHLDASDTDIDVALNRLNKLNERSTGEDVASLKRELQSCMQNYFGVFRTGEYMQKGIEQLAGLRDRIANVKINDKSQAFNTARIEALELQNLLEVAEATAIAAEARKESRGAHAREDFEDRDDENWLCHTLYYPGVKRVAKRGVNFAPKTVPAFEPKIRTY; encoded by the coding sequence ATGGCTAGCATTCCAACCATTTCTTTCGACGCCATCATCATCGGTGGCGGCGGCGCAGGCATGCGTGCTGCGCTGCAACTGGCTCAAGGCGGCCACAAGACTGCCGTAGTCACCAAGGTCTTCCCGACCCGCTCGCACACTGTATCCGCCCAGGGCGGCATCACCTGCGCCATCGCTTCGGCCGACCCGAACGACGACTGGCGTTGGCACATGTACGATACCGTCAAGGGTTCCGACTACATCGGTGACCAGGACGCTATCGAATACATGTGTCAGGAAGGCCCGGCTGCGGTCTTCGAGCTGGACCACATGGGCCTGCCGTTCTCGCGTACCGAAACCGGCCGCATCTATCAGCGTCCGTTCGGTGGCCAGTCCAAGGACTTCGGCAAGGGTGGCCAGGCCGCCCGTACCTGTGCCGCTTCCGACCGTACCGGTCACGCGCTGCTGCACACCCTGTACCAAGGCAACCTGAAGGCCGGTACCACCTTCCTCAACGAGTACTACGCCGTTGACCTGGTGAAAAACCAGGACGGCGCCTTTGTCGGTGTGATCGCGATCTGCATCGAAACCGGCGAAACCATGTACATCAAGGCCAAGGCTACCGTTCTGGCCACTGGCGGTGCGGGGCGTATCTACTCCTCTACCACCAACGCCCTGATCAATACCGGTGACGGTATCGGCATGGCCCTGCGTGCCGGTGTGCCGGTGCAGGACATCGAGATGTGGCAGTTCCACCCGACCGGCATCGCCGGCGCCGGTGTACTGGTCACTGAAGGTTGCCGTGGCGAAGGTGGTTACCTGATCAACGCCCACGGCGAGCGCTTCATGGAGCGTTACGCGCCGAACGCGAAAGACCTGGCCGGCCGCGACGTGGTTGCCCGTTCCATGGTCAAGGAAATCATCGCCGGCAACGGCGTGGGCCCGAACAAGGACCACGTACTGCTGAAGCTGGACCACCTGGGTGAGGAAGTGCTGCACAGCCGCCTGCCAGGTATCTGCGAACTGTCCAAGACCTTCGCCCACGTCGACCCGGTCGTCGCGCCGGTGCCGGTCGTTCCGACCTGCCACTACATGATGGGTGGCGTTGCCACCAACATTCATGGCCAGGCCATCACCATGGACGAAGAAGGCAAGGATCACATCATCCCTGGCCTGTTCGCCGTAGGTGAAGTGGCGTGCGTATCGGTTCACGGTGCCAACCGCCTGGGCGGCAACTCGCTGCTCGACCTGGTGGTGTTCGGCCGTGCTGCCGGCCTGCACCTGGAGAAGGCGCTGAGCGACGGCATCGAGCACCTCGACGCCAGCGACACCGACATCGATGTTGCCCTGAACCGCCTGAACAAGCTCAACGAGCGCTCCACTGGCGAAGACGTTGCCAGCCTCAAGCGCGAACTGCAAAGCTGCATGCAGAACTACTTCGGTGTATTCCGTACTGGCGAATACATGCAGAAGGGTATCGAGCAGCTGGCCGGCCTGCGTGACCGCATCGCCAATGTCAAGATCAACGACAAGTCCCAGGCCTTCAACACCGCGCGTATCGAAGCGCTGGAGCTGCAGAACCTGCTGGAAGTTGCCGAAGCTACCGCCATCGCGGCCGAAGCCCGTAAAGAGTCCCGCGGCGCTCACGCCCGTGAAGACTTCGAAGACCGTGACGACGAAAACTGGCTGTGCCACACCCTGTACTACCCGGGTGTGAAGCGCGTTGCCAAGCGCGGCGTCAACTTTGCGCCGAAGACCGTACCGGCCTTCGAGCCAAAAATCCGGACTTACTAA
- a CDS encoding succinate dehydrogenase iron-sulfur subunit has protein sequence MLKVEVYRYNPDTDSAPKMESFDVDTGGKDLMVLDVLALIKEKDEGFSYRRSCREGVCGSDGMNMNGKNGLACITPLSGVVKKGKLVLRPLPGLPVIRDLVVDMSIFYKQYEKVKPFLQNDTPAPAIERLQSPEERDKLDGLYECILCACCSTSCPSFWWNPDKFLGPAALLQAYRFLADSRDTKTQERLASLDDPFSVFRCRGIMNCVNVCPKGLNPTKAIGHVRNMLLQSGT, from the coding sequence ATGTTGAAAGTCGAAGTTTATCGTTACAACCCCGACACCGACTCGGCGCCCAAGATGGAGTCGTTCGACGTCGATACCGGCGGCAAGGACCTGATGGTTCTCGATGTATTGGCGCTGATCAAGGAAAAGGACGAGGGTTTCTCGTACCGTCGCTCGTGCCGTGAAGGCGTGTGCGGTTCCGATGGCATGAACATGAACGGCAAGAACGGGCTGGCCTGCATCACCCCGCTGTCGGGTGTGGTCAAAAAGGGCAAGCTGGTTCTGCGCCCGCTGCCAGGCTTGCCGGTCATTCGTGACCTGGTCGTCGACATGAGCATCTTCTACAAGCAGTACGAGAAGGTGAAGCCATTCCTGCAGAACGACACGCCGGCCCCGGCCATCGAGCGTCTGCAGTCGCCTGAAGAACGTGACAAGCTGGACGGCCTGTACGAGTGCATCCTGTGCGCTTGCTGCTCGACTTCCTGCCCGTCGTTCTGGTGGAACCCGGACAAGTTCCTGGGCCCCGCCGCACTGCTGCAGGCCTACCGCTTCCTGGCCGACAGCCGTGACACCAAGACTCAGGAGCGCCTGGCGTCCCTGGATGACCCGTTCAGTGTATTCCGCTGCCGCGGGATCATGAACTGCGTAAACGTTTGCCCGAAAGGTCTGAATCCGACCAAGGCAATCGGTCACGTACGTAACATGCTGCTGCAAAGCGGTACCTGA
- a CDS encoding 2-oxoglutarate dehydrogenase E1 component, with product MQESVMQRMWDSAHLSGGNAAYVEELYELYLHDPNAVPEEWRTYFQKLPADGSTATDVSHSTIRDHFVLLAKNQRRAQPVSAGSVSSEHEKKQVEVLRLIQAYRMRGHQAAKLDPLGLWQRPAPVDLSINHYGLTNADLDTTFRAGDLFIGKEEASLRDIFDALQKTYCRTIGAEFTHIVDSEQRSWFQQRLESVRGRPEFSADVQAHLLERVTAGEGLEKYLGTKYPGTKRFGLEGGESLIPMLDEMIQRSGSYGTKEVVIGMAHRGRLNVLVNTFGKNPRELFDEFEGKKMNELGSGDVKYHQGFSSNVMTTGGEVHLAMAFNPSHLEIVSPVVEGSVRARQDRRNDTVGDKVLPISIHGDAAFAGQGVVLETFQMSQTRGFKTGGTVHIVINNQVGFTISNPLDARSTEYATDVAKMIQAPILHVNGDDPEAVLFVTQLAIDYRMQFKRDVVVDLVCYRRRGHNEADEPNGTQPLMYQQIAKQRTTRELYAEALIQAGRIDAERAQAKIDEYRNALDNGLHVVKSLVKEPNRELFVDWRPYLGHAWTARHDTRFDLKTLQDLSAKLLELPEGFVVQRQVSKIYEDRQKMQAGGLPINWGYAETMAYATLQFEGHPIRMTGQDIGRGTFSHRHAVLHNQKDASTYIPLQNLFPGQPRFDLYDSFLSEEAVLAFEYGYSTTTPNALVIWEAQFGDFANGAQVVIDQFITSGEHKWGRLCGLTMLLPHGYEGQGPEHSSARLERYLQLCAEHNIQVCVPTTPAQIYHLLRRQVIRPLRKPLVVLTPKSLLRHKLAVSTLEDLAEGSFQTVIPEIDAIDPAKVERLVLCSGKVYYDLLEKRRAEGREDIAILRLEQLYPFPEDDLVEILAQYSNLKHAVWCQEEPMNQGAWYSSQHHMRRILGRHNKALVLEYAGRDASAAPACGYASKHAEQQEKLLQDAFTV from the coding sequence ATGCAAGAAAGCGTGATGCAGCGCATGTGGGATAGCGCCCACCTTTCAGGTGGTAACGCTGCATATGTGGAAGAGCTCTACGAGCTCTACCTGCACGACCCTAACGCTGTGCCAGAAGAGTGGCGCACTTACTTCCAGAAGTTGCCAGCCGACGGCAGCACCGCTACTGATGTATCGCACTCGACAATCCGCGACCATTTCGTATTGCTGGCAAAGAACCAGCGCCGCGCCCAACCGGTTTCCGCCGGGAGCGTGAGCAGTGAACACGAGAAGAAGCAGGTTGAAGTTCTGCGACTGATCCAGGCCTATCGTATGCGCGGCCATCAGGCTGCCAAGCTCGACCCGTTGGGGTTGTGGCAGCGCCCTGCGCCCGTAGACCTGTCGATCAATCACTACGGCTTGACCAATGCCGATCTTGATACGACCTTCCGTGCCGGCGACCTGTTCATCGGCAAAGAGGAGGCGAGCCTACGCGACATCTTCGATGCACTCCAGAAGACATATTGTCGCACCATTGGCGCCGAATTCACCCACATCGTCGATTCCGAGCAGCGCAGCTGGTTCCAGCAGCGCCTGGAAAGCGTGCGCGGCCGTCCGGAGTTTTCCGCTGACGTGCAGGCCCACCTGCTTGAGCGCGTAACGGCCGGTGAGGGCCTGGAAAAGTACCTGGGCACCAAGTACCCGGGCACCAAGCGTTTCGGCCTGGAGGGCGGCGAGAGCCTGATCCCGATGCTGGATGAAATGATCCAGCGTTCCGGCTCTTACGGCACCAAGGAAGTTGTCATCGGCATGGCCCACCGTGGTCGCCTGAACGTGCTGGTGAACACCTTCGGCAAGAACCCGCGCGAGCTGTTCGACGAGTTCGAAGGCAAGAAGATGAACGAGCTGGGCTCCGGTGACGTGAAGTATCACCAGGGCTTCTCTTCGAACGTGATGACCACCGGTGGCGAAGTTCACCTGGCCATGGCGTTCAACCCGTCCCACCTGGAAATCGTTTCGCCTGTGGTCGAAGGTTCGGTGCGCGCCCGTCAGGACCGCCGCAACGACACCGTTGGCGACAAAGTGCTGCCGATTTCGATCCACGGCGACGCAGCATTCGCCGGCCAGGGCGTGGTGCTGGAAACCTTCCAGATGTCGCAGACCCGCGGTTTCAAGACCGGCGGCACCGTGCACATCGTGATCAACAACCAGGTCGGTTTCACCATCAGCAACCCGTTGGACGCGCGCTCTACCGAGTACGCCACCGACGTTGCCAAGATGATCCAGGCGCCGATCCTGCACGTGAACGGTGATGACCCGGAAGCCGTGCTGTTCGTCACCCAGCTGGCCATCGATTACCGCATGCAGTTCAAGCGTGATGTGGTTGTCGACCTGGTCTGCTACCGTCGTCGCGGCCACAACGAGGCCGACGAGCCAAACGGCACCCAGCCGCTGATGTATCAGCAGATCGCCAAGCAGCGCACCACCCGTGAGCTGTATGCCGAGGCACTGATTCAGGCAGGTCGTATCGATGCCGAACGCGCTCAGGCCAAGATCGACGAATACCGCAACGCGCTGGACAACGGCCTGCACGTGGTTAAAAGCCTGGTCAAGGAGCCGAACCGCGAGCTGTTCGTCGACTGGCGCCCCTACCTGGGCCATGCCTGGACCGCGCGTCACGACACCCGTTTCGACCTCAAGACCCTGCAAGACCTGTCGGCCAAGCTGCTTGAGCTGCCGGAAGGTTTCGTGGTTCAGCGCCAGGTATCGAAGATCTACGAAGATCGCCAGAAGATGCAGGCCGGTGGCTTGCCGATCAACTGGGGTTATGCAGAGACCATGGCCTACGCCACCCTGCAGTTCGAAGGCCACCCGATCCGCATGACCGGCCAGGACATCGGCCGTGGCACCTTCTCGCACCGCCATGCGGTGTTGCACAACCAGAAGGACGCCAGCACCTACATCCCGTTGCAGAACCTGTTCCCGGGCCAGCCACGTTTCGACCTGTACGATTCGTTCCTGTCCGAAGAAGCGGTGCTGGCCTTCGAATATGGCTACTCCACCACCACGCCGAACGCGCTGGTGATCTGGGAAGCCCAGTTCGGCGACTTCGCCAACGGTGCGCAAGTGGTGATCGACCAGTTCATCACCAGCGGTGAGCACAAGTGGGGCCGCCTGTGCGGTCTGACCATGCTGCTGCCACACGGTTATGAAGGGCAGGGGCCGGAGCACTCCTCCGCGCGTCTGGAGCGTTACCTGCAGCTGTGCGCCGAGCACAACATCCAGGTCTGCGTACCGACCACCCCGGCACAGATCTACCACCTGCTGCGTCGCCAGGTGATCCGCCCGCTGCGCAAGCCGCTGGTGGTCCTGACGCCGAAGTCGCTGCTGCGCCACAAGCTGGCCGTCTCGACCCTGGAAGACCTGGCAGAAGGCTCGTTCCAGACCGTGATCCCGGAAATCGACGCGATCGATCCGGCCAAGGTCGAGCGCCTGGTGCTGTGCAGCGGCAAGGTCTACTACGACCTGCTGGAAAAACGCCGTGCCGAAGGCCGCGAAGACATCGCCATCCTGCGTCTCGAGCAGCTGTACCCGTTCCCGGAGGACGACCTGGTCGAAATCCTGGCGCAATACAGCAACCTCAAGCATGCCGTCTGGTGCCAGGAAGAACCGATGAACCAGGGCGCCTGGTACAGCAGCCAGCACCACATGCGCCGTATCCTGGGCCGCCACAACAAGGCACTGGTCCTGGAATACGCCGGTCGCGACGCTTCTGCCGCGCCAGCCTGTGGTTACGCTTCGAAGCACGCCGAACAGCAGGAAAAACTGCTGCAAGACGCCTTCACTGTCTAA
- the odhB gene encoding 2-oxoglutarate dehydrogenase complex dihydrolipoyllysine-residue succinyltransferase, which yields MAIEIKAPTFPESVADGTVATWHKQPGEAVKRDELIVDIETDKVVLEVLATADGVLGAIVKGEGETVLSDELLGSIVEGGAAAAPAAAAPAGAPAAAAAAAAADAGEDDPVAAPAARKLAEENGIDLATVAGTGKGGRITKEDVVAAVANKKSAPAAAPAAKPAAAAAAPVVVAAGDRTEKRVPMTRVRATVAKRLVEAQSNMAMLTTFNEVDMTEVMALRSKYKDLFEKSHNGVRLGFMSFFVKAATEALKRFPAVNASIDGSDIVYHGYADIGVAVSSDRGLVVPVLRNAESMSLAEIEGGIATYGKKARDGKLSIDEMTGGTFTITNGGTFGSMMSTPIVNPPQAAILGMHNIIQRPMAINGQVVIRPMMYLALSYDHRLIDGKEAVTFLVTIKNLLEDPSRLLLDI from the coding sequence ATGGCTATCGAGATCAAAGCCCCAACCTTCCCGGAATCGGTTGCCGATGGCACCGTTGCCACCTGGCACAAGCAGCCGGGCGAAGCCGTCAAGCGTGACGAGCTGATCGTCGACATCGAGACCGACAAGGTCGTCCTGGAAGTGCTGGCCACCGCCGACGGCGTGCTGGGCGCGATCGTCAAGGGCGAGGGCGAAACCGTCCTGTCCGACGAACTGCTGGGTTCGATCGTTGAGGGTGGTGCTGCTGCCGCTCCTGCCGCCGCCGCCCCGGCTGGCGCTCCAGCTGCAGCTGCAGCTGCAGCTGCAGCTGACGCTGGTGAAGACGACCCGGTTGCTGCCCCGGCTGCGCGCAAGCTGGCTGAAGAAAACGGCATCGACCTGGCTACCGTTGCCGGTACCGGTAAAGGCGGTCGCATCACCAAGGAAGACGTGGTTGCTGCTGTTGCCAACAAGAAGTCGGCACCTGCCGCTGCACCGGCTGCCAAGCCTGCCGCTGCCGCTGCTGCCCCGGTTGTCGTTGCCGCTGGCGACCGCACCGAGAAGCGCGTGCCAATGACCCGCGTGCGTGCCACCGTTGCCAAGCGTCTGGTCGAAGCCCAGTCGAACATGGCGATGCTGACCACCTTCAACGAAGTCGACATGACCGAAGTCATGGCCCTGCGTTCGAAGTACAAGGACCTGTTCGAGAAGTCCCACAATGGCGTGCGCCTGGGCTTCATGTCGTTCTTCGTCAAGGCAGCCACCGAAGCGCTGAAGCGCTTCCCGGCCGTCAACGCCTCGATCGACGGCAGCGACATCGTTTACCACGGCTATGCCGACATCGGTGTTGCGGTGTCCAGCGACCGTGGCCTGGTGGTTCCGGTACTGCGTAACGCCGAGTCGATGAGCCTGGCTGAAATCGAAGGCGGCATCGCCACCTACGGCAAGAAAGCCCGTGACGGCAAATTGTCGATCGATGAAATGACCGGCGGCACCTTCACCATCACCAACGGTGGTACCTTCGGTTCGATGATGTCGACCCCGATCGTCAACCCGCCGCAGGCTGCCATTCTCGGCATGCACAACATCATCCAGCGTCCGATGGCCATCAACGGCCAAGTGGTAATCCGCCCGATGATGTACTTGGCGCTGTCGTACGATCACCGCCTGATTGATGGTAAGGAAGCCGTAACCTTCCTGGTCACCATCAAGAACCTGCTGGAAGATCCGTCTCGCCTGCTGCTGGACATCTAA
- the lpdA gene encoding dihydrolipoyl dehydrogenase — MTQKFDVVVIGAGPGGYVAAIKAAQLGLKTACIEKYTDAEGKLALGGTCLNVGCIPSKALLDSSWKYKEAKESFNVHGISTGEVKMDVAAMVGRKAGIVKNLTGGVATLFKANGVTSIQGHGKLLAGKKVEVTKADGTTEVIEADNVILASGSRPIDIPPAPVDQNVIVDSTGALEFQTVPQRLGVIGAGVIGLELGSVWSRLGAQVTVLEALDTFLMAADTAVAKEAQKTLTKQGLDIKLGARVTGSQVNGNEVEVTYTDANGEQKITFDKLIVAVGRRPVTTELLAADSGVTIDERGYIFVDDHCATSVPGVFAIGDVVRGMMLAHKASEEGIMVVERIKGHKAQMNYDLIPSVIYTHPEIAWVGKTEQSLKAEGVEVNVGTFPFAASGRAMAANDTGGFVKVIADAKTDRVLGVHVIGPSAAELVQQGAIAMEFGTSAEDLGMMVFSHPTLSEALHEAALAVNGGAIHVANRKKR; from the coding sequence ATGACCCAGAAATTCGACGTAGTGGTGATTGGTGCAGGTCCTGGCGGCTATGTGGCTGCCATCAAGGCTGCCCAGCTTGGTCTGAAGACTGCCTGTATCGAGAAATACACTGACGCCGAGGGCAAACTGGCCCTGGGCGGCACCTGCCTGAACGTAGGTTGCATTCCTTCCAAGGCGCTGCTGGACAGCTCCTGGAAATACAAGGAAGCCAAAGAGAGCTTCAACGTCCACGGTATCTCCACTGGCGAAGTGAAGATGGACGTCGCTGCGATGGTTGGCCGCAAGGCTGGCATCGTCAAAAACCTGACCGGCGGCGTTGCCACCCTGTTCAAGGCCAACGGCGTTACTTCGATCCAGGGCCACGGCAAACTGCTGGCTGGCAAGAAAGTCGAAGTCACCAAGGCTGACGGCACCACCGAAGTCATCGAAGCCGACAACGTGATTCTGGCTTCCGGCTCGCGCCCGATCGACATTCCGCCGGCTCCGGTCGACCAGAACGTCATCGTCGACTCCACCGGCGCCCTGGAATTCCAGACCGTACCACAGCGTCTGGGTGTTATCGGCGCCGGCGTCATCGGCCTGGAACTCGGTTCGGTATGGTCGCGCCTGGGTGCCCAGGTGACTGTCCTGGAAGCCCTGGACACCTTCCTGATGGCTGCTGACACTGCAGTTGCCAAAGAAGCTCAGAAAACGCTGACCAAGCAAGGTCTGGACATCAAGCTGGGCGCTCGCGTGACCGGCTCGCAAGTCAATGGCAACGAAGTCGAAGTGACTTACACCGATGCCAATGGCGAGCAGAAAATCACCTTCGACAAGCTGATCGTAGCGGTCGGCCGTCGTCCGGTAACCACCGAGTTGCTGGCTGCCGACAGCGGCGTGACCATCGACGAGCGTGGCTACATCTTCGTTGACGATCACTGCGCCACCAGCGTTCCAGGCGTATTCGCCATCGGTGACGTGGTACGCGGCATGATGCTGGCCCACAAGGCCTCGGAAGAGGGCATCATGGTTGTCGAGCGCATCAAGGGCCACAAGGCCCAGATGAACTACGACCTGATCCCGTCGGTTATCTACACCCACCCGGAAATTGCATGGGTCGGCAAGACCGAACAGTCCTTGAAGGCCGAGGGTGTTGAGGTTAACGTAGGCACCTTCCCGTTCGCGGCCAGCGGCCGTGCGATGGCTGCCAACGACACCGGTGGTTTCGTCAAGGTCATCGCCGATGCCAAGACCGACCGCGTCCTGGGTGTACACGTGATTGGCCCATCGGCTGCCGAACTGGTGCAGCAGGGTGCAATCGCAATGGAATTCGGCACCAGTGCCGAGGATCTGGGCATGATGGTCTTCAGCCATCCAACCCTGTCCGAAGCGTTGCATGAAGCAGCGCTGGCGGTGAATGGCGGCGCCATTCACGTGGCCAACCGTAAGAAGCGTTAA